The sequence NNNNNNNNNNNNNNNNNNNNNNNNNNNNNNNNNNNNNNNNNNNNNNNNNNNNNNNNNNNNNNNNNNNNNNNNNNNNNNNNNNNNNNNNNNNNNNNNNNNNNNNNNNNNNNNNNNNNNNNNNNNNNNNNNNNNNNNNNNNNNNNNNNNNNNNNNNNNNNNNNNNNNNNNNNNNNNNNNNNNNNNNNNNNNNNNNNNNNNNNNNNNNNNNNNNNNNNNNNNNNNNNNNNNNNNNNNNNNNNNNNNNNNNNNNNNNNNNNNNNNNNNNNNNNNNNNNNNNNNNNNNNNNNNNNNNNNNNNNNNNNNNNNNNNNNNNNNNNNNNNNNNNNNNNNNNNNNNNNNNNNNNNNNNNNNNNNNNNNNNNNNNNNNNNNNNNNNNNNNNNNNNNNNNNNNNNNNNNNNNNNNNNNNNNNNNNNNNNNNNNNNNNNNNNNNNNNNNNNNNNNNNNNNNNNNNNNNNNNNNNNNNNNNNNNNNNNNNNNNNNNNNNNNNNNNNNNNNNNNNNNNNNNNNNNNNNNNNNNNNNNNNNNNNNNNNNNNNNNNNNNNNNNNNNNNNNNNNNNNNNNNNNNNNNNNNNNNNNNNNNNNNNNNNNNNNNNNNNNNNNNNNNNNNNNNNNNNNNNNNNNNNNNNNNNNNNNNNNNNNNNNNNNNNNNNNNNNNNNNNNNNNNNNNNNNNNNNNNNNNNNNNNNNNNNNNNNNNNNNNNNNNNNNNNNNNNNNNNNNNNNNNNNNNNNNNNNNNNNNNNNNNNNNNNNNNNNNNNNNNNNNNNNNNNNNNNNNNNNNNNNNNNNNNNNNNNNNNNNNNNNNNNNNNNNNNNNNNNNNNNNNNNNNNNNNNNNNNNNNNNNNNNNNNNNNNNNNNNNNNNNNNNNNNNNNNNNNNNNNNNNNNNNNNNNNNNNNNNNNNNNNNNNNNNNNNNNNNNNNNNNNNNNNNNNNNNNNNNNNNNNNNNNNNNNNNNNNNNNNNNNNNNNNNNNNNNNNNNNNNNNNNNNNNNNNNNNNNNNNNNNNNNNNNNNNNNNNNNNNNNNNNNNNNNNNNNNNNNNNNNNNNNNNNNNNNNNNNNNNNNNNNNNNNNNNNNNNNNNNNNNNNNNNNNNNNNNNNNNNNNNNNNNNNNNNNNNNNNNNNNNNNNNNNNNNNNNNNNNNNNNNNNNNNNNNNNNNNNNNNNNNNNNNNNNNNNNNNNNNNNNNNNNNNNNNNNNNNNNNNNNNNNNNNNNNNNNNNNNNNNNNNNNNNNNNNNNNNNNNNNNNNNNNNNNNNNNNNNNNNNNNNNNNNNNNNNNNNNNNNNNNNNNNNNNNNNNNNNNNNNNNNNNNNNNNNNNNNNNNNNNNNNNNNNNNNNNNNNNNNNNNNNNNNNNNNNNNNNNNNNNNNNNNNNNNNNNNNNNNNNNNNNNNNNNNNNNNNNNNNNNNNNNNNNNNNNNNNNNNNNNNNNNNNNNNNNNNNNNNNNNNNNNNNNNNNNNNNNNNNNNNNNNNNNNNNNNNNNNNNNNNNNNNNNNNNNNNNNNNNNNNNNNNNNNNNNNNNNNNNNNNNNNNNNNNNNNNNNNNNNNNNNNNNNNNNNNNNNNNNNNNNNNNNNNNNNNNNNNNNNNNNNNNNNNNNNNNNNNNNNNNNNNNNNNNNNNNNNNNNNNNNNNNNNNNNNNNNNNNNNNNNNNNNNNNNNNNNNNNNNNNNNNNNNNNNNNNNNNNNNNNNNNNNNNNNNNNNNNNNNNNNNNNNNNNNNNNNNNNNNNNNNNNNNNNNNNNNNNNNNNNNNNNNNNNNNNNNNNNNNNNNNNNNNNNNNNNNNNNNNNNNNNNNNNNNNNNNNNNNNNNNNNNNNNNNNNNNNNNNNNNNNNNNNNNNNNNNNNNNNNNNNNNNNNNNNNNNNNNNNNNNNNNNNNNNNNNNNNNNNNNNNNNNNNNNNNNNNNNNNNNNNNNNNNNNNNNNNNNNNNNNNNNNNNNNNNNNNNNNNNNNNNNNNNNNNNNNNNNNNNNNNNNNNNNNNNNNNNNNNNNNNNNNNNNNNNNNNNNNNNNNNNNNNNNNNNNNNNNNNNNNNNNNNNNNNNNNNNNNNNNNNNNNNNNNNNNNNNNNNNNNNNNNNNNNNNNNNNNNNNNNNNNNNNNNNNNNNNNNNNNNNNNNNNNNNNNNNNNNNNNNNNNNNNNNNNNNNNNNNNNNNNNNNNNNNNNNNNNNNNNNNNNNNNNNNNNNNNNNNNNNNNNNNNNNNNNNNNNNNNNNNNNNNNNNNNNNNNNNNNNNNNNNNNNNNNNNNNNNNNNNNNNNNNNNNNNNNNNNNNNNNNNNNNNNNNNNNNNNNNNNNNNNNNNNNNNNNNNNNNNNNNNNNNNNNNNNNNNNNNNNNNNNNNNNNNNNNNNNNNNNNNNNNNNNNNNNNNNNNNNNNNNNNNNNNNNNNNNNNNNNNNNNNNNNNNNNNNNNNNNNNNNNNNNNNNNNNNNNNNNNNNNNNNNNNNNNNNNNNNNNNNNNNNNNNNNNNNNNNNNNNNNNNNNNNNNNNNNNNNNNNNNNNNNNNNNNNNNNNNNNNNNNNNNNNNNNNNNNNNNNNNNNNNNNNNNNNNNNNNNNNNNNNNNNNNNNNNNNNNNNNNNNNNNNNNNNNNNNNNNNNNNNNNNNNNNNNNNNNNNNNNNNNNNNNNNNNNNNNNNNNNNNNNNNNNNNNNNNNNNNNNNNNNNNNNNNNNNNNNNNNNNNNNNNNNNNNNNNNNNNNNNNNNNNNNNNNNNNNNNNNNNNNNNNNNNNNNNNNNNNNNNNNNNNNNNNNNNNNNNNNNNNNNNNNNNNNNNNNNNNNNNNNNNNNNNNNNNNNNNNNNNNNNNNNNNNNNNNNNNNNNNNNNNNNNNNNNNNNNNNNNNNNNNNNNNNNNNNNNNNNNNNNNNNNNNNNNNNNNNNNNNNNNNNNNNNNNNNNNNNNNNNNNNNNNNNNNNNNNNNNNNNNNNNNNNNNNNNNNNNNNNNNNNNNNNNNNNNNNNNNNNNNNNNNNNNNNNNNNNNNNNNNNNNNNNNNNNNNNNNNNNNNNNNNNNNNNNNNNNNNNNNNNNNNNNNNNNNNNNNNNNNNNNNNNNNNNNNNNNNNNNNNNNNNNNNNNNNNNNNNNNNNNNNNNNNNNNNNNNNNNNNNNNNNNNNNNNNNNNNNNNNNNNNNNNNNNNNNNNNNNNNNNNNNNNNNNNNNNNNNNNNNNNNNNNNNNNNNNNNNNNNNNNNNNNNNNNNNNNNNNNNNNNNNNNNNNNNNNNNNNNNNNNNNNNNNNNNNNNNNNNNNNNNNNNNNNNNNNNNNNNNNNNNNNNNNNNNNNNNNNNNNNNNNNNNNNNNNNNNNNNNNNNNNNNNNNNNNNNNNNNNNNNNNNNNNNNNNNNNNNNNNNNNNNNNNNNNNNNNNNNNNNNNNNNNNNNNNNNNNNNNNNNNNNNNNNNNNNNNNNNNNNNNNNNNNNNNNNNNNNNNNNNNNNNNNNNNNNNNNNNNNNNNNNNNNNNNNNNNNNNNNNNNNNNNNNNNNNNNNNNNNNNNNNNNNNNNNNNNNNNNNNNNNNNNNNNNNNNNNNNNNNNNNNNNNNNNNNNNNNNNNNNNNNNNNNNNNNNNNNNNNNNNNNNNNNNNNNNNNNNNNNNNNNNNNNNNNNNNNNNNNNNNNNNNNNNNNNNNNNNNNNNNNNNNNNNNNNNNNNNNNNNNNNNNNNNNNNNNNNNNNNNNNNNNNNNNNNNNNNNNNNNNNNNNNNNNNNNNNNNNNNNNNNNNNNNNNNNNNNNNNNNNNNNNNNNNNNNNNNNNNNNNNNNNNNNNNNNNNNNNNNNNNNNNNNNNNNNNNNNNNNNNNNNNNNNNNNNNNNNNNNNNNNNNNNNNNNNNNNNNNNNNNNNNNNNNNNNNNNNNNNNNNNNNNNNNNNNNNNNNNNNNNNNNNNNNNNNNNNNNNNNNNNNNNNNNNNNNNNNNNNNNNNNNNNNNNNNNNNNNNNNNNNNNNNNNNNNNNNNNNNNNNNNNNNNNNNNNNNNNNNNNNNNNNNNNNNNNNNNNNNNNNNNNNNNNNNNNNNNNNNNNNNNNNNNNNNNNNNNNNNNNNNNNNNNNNNNNNNNNNNNNNNNNNNNNNNNNNNNNNNNNNNNNNNNNNNNNNNNNNNNNNNNNNNNNNNNNNNNNNNNNNNNNNNNNNNNNNNNNNNNNNNNNNNNNNNNNNNNNNNNNNNNNNNNNNNNNNNNNNNNNNNNNNNNNNNNNNNNNNNNNNNNNNNNNNNNNNNNNNNNNNNNNNNNNNNNNNNNNNNNNNNNNNNNNNNNNNNNNNNNNNNNNNNNNNNNNNNNNNNNNNNNNNNNNNNNNNNNNNNNNNNNNNNNNNNNNNNNNNNNNNNNNNNNNNNNNNNNNNNNNNNNNNNNNNNNNNNNNNNNNNNNNNNNNNNNNNNNNNNNNNNNNNNNNNNNNNNNNNNNNNNNNNNNNNNNNNNNNNNNNNNNNNNNNNNNNNNNNNNNNNNNNNNNNNNNNNNNNNNNNNNNNNNNNNNNNNNNNNNNNNNNNNNNNNNNNNNNNNNNNNNNNNNNNNNNNNNNNNNNNNNNNNNNNNNNNNNNNNNNNNNNNNNNNNNNNNNNNNNNNNNNNNNNNNNNNNNNNNNNNNNNNNNNNNNNNNNNNNNNNNNNNNNNNNNNNNNNNNNNNNNNNNNNNNNNNNNNNNNNNNNNNNNNNNNNNNNNNNNNNNNNNNNNNNNNNNNNNNNNNNNNNNNNNNNNNNNNNNNNNNNNNNNNNNNNNNNNNNNNNNNNNNNNNNNNNNNNNNNNNNNNNNNNNNNNNNNNNNNNNNNNNNNNNNNNNNNNNNNNNNNNNNNNNNNNNNNNNNNNNNNNNNNNNNNNNNNNNNNNNNNNNNNNNNNNNNNNNNNNNNNNNNNNNNNNNNNNNNNNNNNNNttgaaaaaaaaaaaaaaaatggcacgttttccgcaactctgttttaaaaaggcttttaaaatcgacCCCGGGCCGTGACATGAAAATAAATTCGATGTTCGGTAATCCCATGTTTTCAACCTCAACCAATTGCTAAATGATATTATTCCATCTTTTCATATCTTGATTAGTTCTTACAAATTTCTGTAAGCATTCTAGTGTTGCAATTATGGAGTTTTTATCATATGCAATCCTCAAAAGCAGCCTACGCTTTCATGTCATGCGCATGCGCACGTCATTAAAAAGTGTCTTAGCTCTAATATTGGCACCctatatataagaattttatgtaaattcatAGATTGACTGTGTTAATTTAACTACATGTTTATGGAACAATGTATTCAGAAATTGCCTTTCTATGATAAAATTAGGTTGTATCTTTACATTtgtttaccgaccgtccctagcgcaagtggcaaaagggtttggtggttggtacccgagacccaagttcgaatcctagttgattcacattggctacctttctctcaaaaaaaaaaaactttacatTTGTTTCAATTTCATATGTTACTTTTTTGCTGATTGCATCAGTGACATTTAATTATGGAATAACTTTTCATGAGCTTTTTGTAAGGACCTAACAAATAAAGGGAAAGCAAAGCACTACATCTATCTATACGCCACCCTATTTGTGATCTACACTTTGCCACCCTGTTTTAGATAATGTAGTTGTTTGCtaccatttaaaatttttataagtacgataattaaattaaaatgagcAATAGTTGAAATAAGTTCTAaacatttttacttttttaaaggGGCTTTTGTTTTTACAGCAATGGTTCTATAGTTAGTTATTTCACTAAACTTAATTTACACCCTAATTGCAACTTCATTGATCCAAACACCCCACAGGTTGGGCTTTTCTCAATCAGGCTTATGACCATCATGGATAGTTAGGCTTAGGGCGGACCAATTGCGACTCGGACTTGAATAGATATCAGCTGGGTTTAGATCCATCTATTTGGCTACATGATATTTGGCTATACTTGAATAGAGATTTCAAGAGAGTCCTGATAACCAACATACCGAAATTTCTGAACAACAGAGCAGCTCTCTCTAATGTCTTGTTATACGAAATGTCATGGTGTCAGTTTAGTATTTAAGAAGGAAGGATGGCATTAAAGGGTCAGCACTCTAGAAAGGAAGATGCACTACTTTCAGTTGTGAGTCAAAAACTGAGAATGTTCTTACTggttaagaaaataaaaagtagttcatagcagaatatatatatcaaactgCTAACAGGActacttatatattttaaagttctAATTAATGAAGCAACCAAAATTATGACTAACGTATGGTTTGAAACAATTTAGAAGGACGGcaaactttattttatatttttggaatCTTGGATTTACTATCAGCAGCCTAGACAAAGGCCAACAAAGGAAAAGGTCAAAAACAAAAGGTACAAAAATGTCGTGGATGAATTAAACAATtgattatatatacatgcaaaaGAAACTGAAAAGTCTAATTAACTCCTTAACTGAAATATACACAAAAACTGAACagtaatattatatacattttttatctaaattatttattaaaattttatatctatgaTCAAATCCTGATGACATATTAacacattttttaaaattctatacttatgatcaattttttttgtgtgtaacTTTCACaataattcaattttgattcttaaattatgaattaattcatAAGAAAGATACAAAATCTATAAACTAATTGCAAAaccgaaccaaacagaattaattcagtttggtttggtttggtttcaaGTCTAAATCAGTTCAGTTTGGTTCTGAATTTTTCCAAACCGATAAATTTGGTTCGGTTTGAAAGcgcataaaaaagaaaatcaaaccaAATTGATTATACCCCTATGAGAATCAATATAAGAATGTATGCCCAGTTTGGAGTGAGGTACCCACAGCAGACATggaaaatttgaactcaaaagttttgattcttaaaattatgaatttattcATAAGAAAGATACAAAATCTATAAACTACTTGCAAAACCGAACCAAACCGAATTAATTCGGTTTGCTTTGGTTTGGTTTCAAGTCTAAATCAGTTCAGTTCGgttctaaattttttcaaacCGAAAAATTCAGTCCGGTttaaaaaatgcataaaaaagaaatcaaaccaAACTGATTATACCCTTATGAGAATCAATCTAAGAATGTATGCCTAGTTTGGAGTGAGGTACCCACAGCAGACATGAAAAATTTGAACTCCAAAGAGAGGGGAAAATCTTGTTAAGCTCAAAGATAAATCGACAAATACAATAAACATAAGAATATGATAAAAATGTGTGTCACTATAAGCAAATATCAAGACCCGGTTTCTCTGTAGATAGTTTGCACTCATTTTCTATTGTTCTGCAATCTGCAGAATACAAATTCCACAAACTCCACTTATAGTAATCAAACCTGCATTTTGTTCTCCCATTAGTTCGACCACCTGACTCCCCCTGGACGTTTGAATTAATACTTTCGGTTGTAGCAAAAGCTATATAAAATGAACAAGTTGACCAGTTATTTTGGGTAAATTTTCAAAACGATGAATCTATGCAAGAGGTTCCTTGGTTTATGCTTATTGAGCAAAATGTCAAGAAGACAGTCTTATTCACTTCAGTTAAAATCTCAAACACTAGAATGTATGTAGACCTGAAATGTTACAGATAGCAATGGCCATTGCTGCCACCAATATGTGAATGACTCAGAAAAAATATTTGTCATTATGTTTTGCCGATTCATTCCCTAATTTCAAGTCCATCACACACGAATGTTGATTTACTTACATATTAAAAATGTAGTTCTCAGGTAGGAAAATGAATATTCACAGCCTTTAACAATCAACAAGCGACCTTATGACAAAGGAATTTCAGATCTACATGACTTCAATGGGTAATAATTGGAAGTGGAGTTTTACGGTGTAGTGGTAGACCTTAATTTAGGTATTAATGTGCTAGGGACATTTGGAGGAACTTAGGAATCTTAGAGCTCTGCCTTTTAGGTGTCTTACTTGAGAGTCATAGCATCATAGGTCCTAGTGGTGGCAATTATCAACATGGATTttattaatagaaaatataaaaaaattataaaattatgtcaTACATGTATGCATATGTGACACATCTTTCTTAAGCTTTCATTCTAGTCTTATATAAGTTGATTTACTATATTAACGTCCCACAGGTTAGGCTTTTCTCAATTAGGCTTATGACCATGATGCATAGTTAGGCTTGGGGCGGACCAATTGCGACCCGAACTTGAATAGATATCAGCTGGGTTTGAATCCATATATTTGGCGTTTGATCGATCGGTCATCTTCGTGGCTGGAACTTTATAATTCCTTATAGTAATCAAAGAAATTCAAAGATTCTAACATGAAAGCACGCGATTAGCAATAATTAGCATCTTATCTTAACTAAAGGAAAGTTTCTTTTGCTCATTGCTAAACCTGTTAAACAGGCATGCAAGATCCTCAAGCCGGTATGTTTAACTGACATTGATGAAAGATTTTAACTTGCCAGCGGGTCGAATATGAAAATTTGGTTCTATAGGTTTTCATAATTTGTCTTGACTCTACAATGTGAGGATTACATTGGCTAGCTACTATCTTTGGAGAGGGCTAAGTTCTTAAATTGCAATATTGGAACATTTTTTTTGGTGTAAACTTACTACCTTGAAAAAGATTCTAATGTGCATTTTATTCTTGAAAagaatttgaatgaaaattttgattgttgGTTAGTAATCCTAGAGCTAGATAAAAACATTGCTGAAAATTTTGTTTGTGCTATAAATATCTATCACCAATGACTTTAGAAAAATTAGTGGCAATAAGATTCTAGGTTATTTACAACACTAATGCTTTGGTCTTTGTTGCTAGGCATGATGCGTTGTGCTAAGAGCTTGAAACTAATTAGCAAAAGACAGGATGTTGTTTACATTGAAGGGAGTATTTACATGTTAAATGGGAAGTCTTTAGATTGCTGATGGAGTTTCTACATAATATTTAGGTGGTTTAAAATTACCTAAATCGTCAAATATTTTGCAGTATTAAATGTTTAGATGTGTGATCAAACTATGTTTTTATAACTCAACATTTGTTCGTTCAAATTATCTTTACAGTGTTTTTAAAATGTTTTCAGATTGGATTGAGGTCGGACATAGCAATTTTGGTGATGGCCTAGGGCTCGCTCAAAGGTTTGTATATTGCTGCCTATAATTTTTTCGTCCATTCCCATGAACTAACAATGAGAGGTCCTTAAGAATTTAGCACATGTATCAAACACTTTTCATCCGCAATGGatgaaaggcaaaaaaaaaaaggagtaattAAGTGGAAAAGGCACATAGTATACAACCCAAGCAATGCGAATTTTCTGAAAGTATATAACTATTAAACGGACATAACGTAAGAAAAATATGCAGAATACGTACTTGGCTTTGAAGCAAAATAAGTGACAAAAACGACAGCAAAAGAAGTAGCACCTACGTAGAAGgctaaaagggaaaaaaagagaaaagaaaagttataaGTAAAGAAGTAAATGAATACAGTAGGCACGACACTTGAAGCAAACAGAAAAAATGCTCTTAAGCAATCATCACAACAGTCATAACACTCCATAATAAATTAGGAAGAACACCACCACAGTAAATCAATAAGAGtatgtatattaaataaaagaagcaacacaaattataagaaaaatgagaagaAGTTCCTGCATATGTGAGTAGACCatatatacattattatatgctctctctgtttttttaattctttcattttttttgacttatagaGTAACACTGTTCACTTAATgttttaatcttaaatattttacggagagtttaaatattttaatattttacatgtCCTTCTTGGagagtttaaatattttaatattttacatgtCCTTCTTGGACCACaataagggataattgcctatatacccttcatgcgTTCGGAAATATCAgatctacccctactttttttttctttttaaaatgcccctcatatgtttcaccgttattccaaaataccccgcagttatcccctgttagcttaactcgggttaaacatgggttaaatctatattagagttaaaatctaaacaaaatacctattttgcccctaccttattatACTAATCCCTAAGATTATCCTTTCTTTCTTCCCCAACTTGGTCGCCACCACCGGCCGGCtgctccgcctccacctcgcctcatctcctcccaaaccaccaccacctcccacacctccacctccaacaccaCCCCTCTCGTCGCTCTCGTCGTCCTCTTCCACCGCTGCTCTCGTCGTTGCCAtcgccctcctcctctgccgccttggccggcgtcgggagcaagagggccgcagcgaCGATCCCATctctcgccgctctcgtcgtgcTTCTCCTCCTTCGCTGCCTTGCCCGGGGCCGGGAGCAAGAAGGCCGCAGCGCCATCGGACCCCTGCACACCCTCTGCTTCGGATCCGactgaagggcaaataagaaaagtatttactatatgaagggtatataagaaaagtttgttacggtacaagggtatattggaatgggcaaaatggtaatttttcagagataatgGCAGCTCATTAACGGAACTCAACTCCaagggtattttagaaaaacttggaacataagaagggtattttcaatattagccttctaagaggggtaaataagaaaactggaaacttttcaggggtatataggcaattgccccccACAATAAAATAGAAGTCGCTAAGTCATTAGAAGAATCAAAAAACATTGCATAAATGATAAGGTCTTCAAGCAACTTACTACATAAGAATAGCAAACATTCAGTAGAAGTTAAGTAGGGATAAATTTGGCAGATGCAAAGTCAGTTAGTAATATATTGTAAAATATACTAGCATTGCCCGTACATACCACAAAACCGACAAAATCACAAAATGgaattgtgagaccccagatagtcctatatataagatataatagggctaaactcttaacccggcttaagaattttgggtggtggctagacccaagaggttaagagagttaagcgtgctaggacgggagtagtcctaggatgggtggccccctgggaagtcggggcgtcacaggaATTCAAAAAGCCAGAACACAAGAACGAAGGAAGCCCTAATCTTTTTTCCTATAGTAATCAGAAGATGGTTCAGGACCGTCCTAATCTTAGTTCCTATAATAATCAGAAGGAGGTTCAAGATCTTCTTCGGTTCCTGATGCAGACTCTGCTGCACGGGCTTCATTTGCAGGTAAATGATCTTCAGTGCTTGGCAAACTTTCAGCGGCAAATAGATATCGATCTGCATCCATTGGATCAATGTTGGATTGAGCAAGCAGACTGTGACACTTGCTAATATCCGCCCTAATTTCATTCCAATCACCGAGAATCCGATCTCCTTCTTTCATTAAAGAATTGTAAAACCTCTTGAGTATAGCATGTTCCTTCTTTAGCATTTCGCATTCATTTCGAAGATCTCCATATTTTCAGGAAGCACTAtcatataagtttttaaaatggttttttttttcagtataatTAGCATCCCTAATGTCAAATTGAAGTTCATTTCATAGCGTCTCGATAGCAGCCCGAGTAGCTTCATTTTCAGACAAGCTCGAATCGACAGATGGAGAACCCCAACATGTAATAACCTCCATACAGCGGCCACACCTTGGAACTTGGACATCTACAAAAGTGCAAAATTGATTGCTCGAGCCTACGGTGATTCCATACCTCGGAGGAGGGAGGGAAAACTTCTCACAAATATTACGCAACAATTGCTGAAAGTTTATCTCAACAATAAAAGACGACGCCATCACGTCACTAAAATAGCTAATCAAATGAAGGTTGATGACATGTATTAATTAACATCCGATTATAAGCCAATTACTTATTGTCATTCTTTTGGATGACATAATGAAAAGCAAGAATGATTCCTGAAaagaaattactattttaaaataaagagaCTACGCATTGATTAGTGTTGCAGCACATCTTTTAGCTGTCTGAATTAGGAAATTCTTGGTTCTATTGCCTACAAATTTGGTGAAATTGAGGTATCctattctattatatatatacatacacaacGACATCAAAAGATTGTTGATAGGaaattatttccttttttttctctttacagCTTGatgttccctttttttttttaatgaacttttgctgattaaatttttttttttcaatggacAATCAATATTGTCATGCTTTGACTGTAGGGAGAGGTGATGTAAGGAAAAAAGTAATTAAGTATTTAGATGCTAAGTTGAACTTGTTTTGGTACATTAGTAGAATATTTTTAGGTACATTTATAGAATGTTCGATCTATATTATGCTGTGGTCAAAGTAAGTATACATGCAGTGAGCCATCAGATTTCAGGGATAAATATGCAACAGTTAagacgtaaaaaaaaaaagaaaaacattgtGACCtcttcaactataggccatttttatatatgtgaggagcataaaaaaaaggaactttTTTCACCTCCAAAACATTCGGCTTCGTTATAAAGAGAGAGGCCAtgtaaaaaatactttttgctCATTTTCAACAAATAGTTCCTTTTTTTCTGAGTGCTTGCTTGGACTAAGTATATGATGCTCCAGCCATATCAGATAGGGCACAATACTCACAACTAAAGTTAAGATTTTgttcatattttcaaaattatacaaCCGAATAGCGAAAGAGGAACATCAAAAGAGGGAGCTTTTACCTTTTCTCACCTCCAAACGGCTGGGCCTCTTGATTGTAATCGAGAAGCTTCTACTCGATCCGCTTCCCGGAGGTGAAATCGAAGCCCGCAGAGGGCTAGCTACCAAATCAGAGATGAAAAAAATTACCAGGAGagaaatagagttttttttgctgcaaataaaatttttacagaggCATATTATATAGGCAGCAAGAATGGACCACGGAGAATGAATCCGAACCATTTTCATGACCGGAGGGGATGAATAAGCCGAAACGAAGCGTTGCTAACGGGAACGGTGCGACGGGAAGAAGGGCAGACCATGAACTCGGCCTAACATTCTATCTAGAGAGGGAACAGGAGTTAGAGCGGCATCTAGGGGGCGAACGAAACGAAGCGTCGCTAACGGGAACGGGCGCGACGGGAAGAAGGCTCGACCATGAACTCGGCCCAACATTCCGTCCAGAGTGGGAACAGGAGTCGGAGCGGCATCTAGAGGGGCGAGCGAAGGAGCCGGAGCGGCACATCGGGTGGAAGACGAAGTTAATTAGAAGCAGTTAAAGAAATTAAATGGGAAGCAGAGTAAGGAGGAAAATTAAATAGGAAGCAGAgtagggaggaaaaaaaaaattggtcgAGTGGGCGCCacccactaattaattaatagagtaGCTTAAGATGACAGGTAGGGCCCACAAAAGATTAAGTTAAGCTAATATTGCCACGTGGACAAAGAGAATGAGCTTTCATAAGGGTTATACATATCTATTTccctacattaaaggagggtttggggggatCAAAGGGTGACACGTGCCCCCCCCCAAACCCCCACTTTACTCTCtccctatatatagagtttgattgggctactatcggtagtaaactgctcgatttactaccgatttgtttttgatgatagagcttccaaattgacgatcggcaccgttgaacatgatctagatcatttaaattatctagaaatcaaatttcatgattttttggcatcactaactgaacaatcaaagggtcacaaaatctataattttaatggttgatatggtgcatttgctcgtttaacggtatagaagagttcaaatcaactaaagttttgttaaaaattttttaaaactatttaaaataagatctagactct is a genomic window of Ananas comosus cultivar F153 linkage group 13, ASM154086v1, whole genome shotgun sequence containing:
- the LOC109719453 gene encoding uncharacterized protein LOC109719453 isoform X1; this translates as MKMLALCGLRFHLREADRVEASRLQSRGPAVWSRIRSRGCAGVRWRCGLLAPGPGQGSEGGEARRERREMGSSLRPSCSRRRPRRQRRRAMATTRAAVEEDDESDERGGVGGGGVGGGGGLGGDEARWRRSSRPVVATKLGKKERIILGISIIR
- the LOC109719453 gene encoding uncharacterized protein LOC109719453 isoform X2, which codes for MKMLALCGLRFHLREADRVEASRLQSRGPAVWSLLRRCYFFCCRFCHLFCFKAKGSQVVELMGEQNAGLITISGVCGICILQIAEQ